The following are encoded in a window of Cottoperca gobio chromosome 20, fCotGob3.1, whole genome shotgun sequence genomic DNA:
- the rnf6 gene encoding LOW QUALITY PROTEIN: E3 ubiquitin-protein ligase RNF6 (The sequence of the model RefSeq protein was modified relative to this genomic sequence to represent the inferred CDS: deleted 1 base in 1 codon) — protein sequence MDPPGGGDERRRQAERLRREEAYYHFINELSEEEYRLMRDSNLLGTPGEVTAEELRHRLDGAKERMSSQPRTEQRSQTADSGEQQGGSGEGEERGSGGRRGAGGTEPGAETSNGDSLLEWLNTFRRTGNATRSGQSGNQTWRAVSRTNPNSGEFRFSLEININHDQPEPGEHNDTADTAELPVTAPNSTSPSIRTASSFSHPRLSSTQRPVPYPTPRPALSRRMQTRRTRSTTTTLSMSPPALPAPVAAPAAAQRRSATLHSLAPPPTVPNPPLGSNYTFATASLNAEMEQASDDTSASIDCPRVSPQSGSQAPAVGHESRGSRTRSRGRARRAAAGGGISPRLSRRSRSPLHRIPVASTTPPSSSGVSGSSIHTVEPGSGTSSVSMETVAEPTALIEPAVETGERESESHVVGAGSSAVRRHPTIMLDLQVRRIRPGENRDRDSIASRTRSRARVAENTVTFESDSGGFRRTISRSERAGIRTYVSTIRIPLRRISETGLGEPNSTALRSILRQIMTGFGELSSLMETEADSETVAPSHTDASVTNSTTSQASRLHTNESEAGQVGTGGVDQERVGPVGSEENQGGQARLGAAVVSTTEGRATSRDTNNLVENGTLPILRLAHFFLLNDEEDDEHPRGLTKEQIDNLSTRTYGQANLEGEMGRACSVCINEYAQGNKLRRLPCSHEFHIHCIDRWLSENNTCPICRQPILAVHHD from the exons ATGGACCCTCCTGGTGGGGGAGACGAACGACGGAGGCAGGCTGAGCGTCTTCGTCGGGAGGAGGCATACTATCATTTCATTAATGAATTGAGTGAAGAGGAGTACCGCCTAATGAGAGACAGCAACCTGCTCGGCACCCCTG GGGAGGTGACTGCTGAGGAGCTTCGGCACCGTCTGGATGGAGCAAAAGAGCGCATGTCATCTCAGCCCCGTACTGAGCAGCGCTCGCAGACTGCTGATTCTGGAGAACAGCAGGGCGGTAGtggtgagggagaggagagagggtctgGAGGGAGACGTGGAGCAG ggGGCACCGAGCCCGGAGCAGAAACTTCTAATGGGGACTCATTACTGGAGTGGCTTAACACTTTCAGACGCACTGGTAATGCTACTCGCAGTGGGCAGAGTGGCAACCAAACATGGCGTGCCGTCAGCCGGACCAACCCTAACAGTGGAGAATTCCGCTTTAGTCTGGAGATCAACATTAACCATGATCAGCCAGAGCCGGGGGAGCATAATGACACTGCGGACACTGCAGAGCTGCCAGTGACTGCCCCAAACTCAACTTCACCCTCTATACGCACTGCTTCCTCTTTCTCCCACCCTCGCCTTTCATCTACGCAAAGGCCAGTTCCATACCCCACCCCCCGCCCAGCCCTCAGTAGGAGGATGCAGACACGGCGTACCCGCAGCACCACTACCACTCTTTCTATGAGCCCCCCTGCACTTCCTGCCCCAGTTGCCGCCCCagctgctgctcagaggagAAGTGCCACTTTGCACTCCTTGGCACCACCACCTACGGTTCCCAACCCTCCTCTTGGATCAAACTACACCTTTGCAACAGCAAGT CTGAATGCAGAGATGGAGCAGGCCAGTGATGATACGTCTGCTTCTATAGACTGTCCCCGCGTGTCACCGCAGTCTGGGTCTCAGGCCCCAGCAGTGGGACACGAATCACGTGGCAGTAGGACTCGATCACGTGGCCGTGCACGCAGGGCTGCTGCAGGGGGTGGGATTTCACCACGCTTGTCAAGGCGCAGTCGTTCCCCCTTGCACAGAATACCTGTTGCCAGTACGACTCCACCATCAAGCAGTGGTGTCAGTGGCTCTAGCATCCACACTGTTGAGCCAGGCAGTGGCACAAGCTCTGTTTCCATGGAGACCGTGGCAGAACCTACAGCTCTAATAGAACCAGCTGTAGAGACCGGAGAACGGGAAAGTGAATCGCATGTAGTGGGAGCTGGAAGTTCAGCGGTGCGAAGGCACCCAACTATCATGTTGGACCTGCAGGTCAGAAGGATTCGACCTGGTGAAAATCGCGATCGGGACAGCATCGCCAGCAGAACGCGTTCTCGTGCCCGGGTTGCTGAGAATACCGTCACATTTGAAAGTGACAGTGGTGGATTTAGACGCACCATCTCCCGCTCTGAGCGAGCTGGGATCCGCACCTATGTGAGCACTATCCGGATTCCACTGAGGCGCATCAGTGAGACAGGCCTAGGGGAACCCAACTCCACCGCCCTGCGCTCCATCTTGCGCCAGATCATGACCGGATTTGGGGAGCTGAGCTCCCTAATGGAAACAGAGGCTGATTCTGAAACTGTTGCACCTAGCCACACAGATGCTAGTGTTACAAATAGTACCACCAGCCAAGCCAGTCGTCTACATACAAATGAGAGCGAAGCTGGACAGGTTGGTACAGGTGGGGTGGATCAGGAGAGGGTGGGACCGGTGGGAAGTGAGGAGAACCAGGGTGGGCAGGCCAGGCTCGGAGCAGCAGTAGTGAGCACCACAGAGGGACGAGCCACCAGCAGAGACACCAACAACCTGGTAGAAAACGGTACTTTACCAATCCTGCGACTGGCGCACTTCTTCTTGCTtaatgatgaggaggatgatgaacACCCTAGGGGCCTGACCAAAGAGCAGATTGACAATCTATCCACACGTACCTATGGTCAGGCCAACCTGGAAGGGGAGATGGGTCGTGCGTGCAGTGTTTGCATCAATGAGTATGCCCAGGGCAACAAGCTGCGGCGTCTGCCCTGCTCCCATGAATTTCACATCCACTGCATCGACCGCTGGCTCTCTGAAAACAACACCTGCCCCATCTGCAGGCAGCCCATACTCGCAGTGCATCATGACTGA
- the atp8a2 gene encoding phospholipid-transporting ATPase IB: MYFNRRAKKIHSEGEQLVLTTIRQEASELQDPGEGASATMRACLTDRFDKTSPLSHQSNGAGPACSSGGYRKADDEMSGTTSQADPVDGTARTVLLNRQQNTKFCDNHVSTTKYGVLTFLPRFLYEQIRRAANAFFLFIALMQQIPDVSPTGRYTTLVPLIFILTVAGIKEIIEDYKRHKADNTVNKKTTTVLRTGAWQTIIWKQVAVGDIVKVTNGQHLPADIVIVSSSEPQAMCYTETSNLDGETNLKIRQGLSITATFQSLEDLVAMSGRLECEGPNRHLYDFTGTLRLENLNPAPLGPDQVLLRGAQLRNTQWVVGIVVYTGHDSKLMQNSTKAPLKRSNVERVTNMQILVLFGILLVMALISSVGAAIWNKEHTEESCWYLSRAGDISTNFAYNLLTFIILYNNLIPISLLVTLEVVKFTQALFINWDMEMYYAETDTPAMARTSNLNEELGQVKYLFSDKTGTLTCNIMNFKKCTIAGITYGHFPDLDCDRSMEDFSNLPANSNNSTEFDDPALIQNIETHPTSPQICEFLTMMAVCHTVVPEREEDKIIYQASSPDEGALVKGAKGLGFVFTARTPHSVIIEARGKEMSYELLNVLEFSSNRKRMSVVVRTPNGRLRLYCKGADNVIFERLTEASQYKESTNAHLEQFATEGLRTLCFAYVDLEEDAYQEWLTEYNRVSTVLKDRAQKLEECYELLEKNLLLLGATAIEDRLQAGVPETIATLMRADIKIWVLTGDKQETAINIGYSCRLVTHGMSLVIVNEDSLDRRQGQPASRMAAMRHGIVGRGPERSS, from the exons ATGTATTTCAACCGGAGAGCCAAGAAGATACACAGTGAGGGAG AACAGTTAGTGTTGACCACCATTAGGCAGGAGGCTTCTGAACTGCAGGACCCAGGCGAGGGTGCCAGCGCTACCATGCGTGCCTGCCTCACAGACAGGTTTGACAAAA CCTCGCCTCTCTCCCATCAATCCAACGGTGCAGGACCTGCTTGCTCGTCTGGCGGTTACCGCAAGGCAGATGATGAGATGTCCGGGACCACATCCCAGGCGGATCCCGTAGACGGCACCGCAAGGACGGTGCTGCTCAACCGGCAACAGAATACCAAGTTCTGCGACAACCACGTCAG TACCACCAAGTATGGGGTTCTCACCTTCCTTCCCCGGTTCCTGTATGAGCAGATCAGGCGGGCTGCCAACGCCTTCTTCCTGTTCATCGCACTCATGCAG CAAATTCCTGATGTATCACCGACTGGTCGCTACACCACACTGGTCCCACTCATCTTCATCCTCACTGTGGCCGGGATCAAAGAGATCATAGAGGACTAT AAACGACACAAAGCAGACAACACAGTAAACAAGAAGACGACAACAG TGCTGCGGACCGGAGCCTGGCAGACGATCATCTGGAAACAG GTGGCAGTAGGAGACATAGTGAAGGTGACCAATGGCCAGCATCTTCCAGCTGACATAGTTATTGTGTCCTCCAG CGAGCCGCAGGCCATGTGTTACACCGAGACCTCCAACCTGGATGGAGAAACCAACCTGAAGATCAGACAG GGTCTCTCGATCACGGCTACTTTTCAGAGCTTGGAGGATTTGGTTGCGATGTCTGGTCGTTTGGAGTGCGAAGGCCCCAACAGACACCTGTATGACTTCACTGGCACACTGCGGCTGGAGAACCTGAA TCCAGCTCCCCTGGGTCCAGACCAGGTGTTGCTGCGCGGCGCCCAgctcagaaacacacagtggGTTGTGGGAATTGTAGTCTACACTGGCCATGACTCCAAACTGATGCAG AACTCCACCAAGGCACCACTGAAGCGCTCTAATGTGGAGCGGGTGACCAACATGCAGATCCTGGTCTTGTTTGGCATCCTGCTGGTTATGGCCCTGATTAGCTCTGTGGGCGCCGCCATCTGGAACAAAGAACATACTGAAGAATCCTGCTGGTACCTGTCCCGGGctg GTGACATCTCCACTAACTTTGCATATAACCTGCTGACGTTCATCATCCTGTACAACAACCTGATCCCCATCAGCCTGCTGGTCACTCTGGAGGTGGTCAAGTTCACACAGGCCCTCTTCATCAACTGG GACATGGAGATGTATTacgcagagacagacacaccgGCCATGGCTCGAACGTCCAATCTTAATGAAGAACTGGGCCAG GTGAAGTATCTCTTTTCCGACAAAACAGGAACTCTGACCTGTAACATCATGAACTTCAAGAAGTGTACCATTGCAGGAATTACATATGG GCACTTCCCTGACCTTGATTGTGATCGTTCAATGGAGGACTTCAG CAATCTGCCTGCCAACAGCAATAACTCTACAGAATTTGACGACCCAGCTCTCATCCAAAACATCGAGACACAT CCTACATCACCTCAGATCTGTGAGTTCCTGACAATGATGGCTGTGTGCCACACGGTGGTCCCAGAGCGGGAGGAAGACAAGATCATTTACCAGGCCTCTTCGCCAGATGAAGGAGCGCTGGTCAAAGGAGCCAAAGGGCTCGGCTTTGTCTTTACTGCAAGAACCCCGCATTCAGTCATAATCGAAGCT agaggaaaagagatgaGCTATGAGCTACTGAATGTGCTGGAGTTTTCCAG TAACCGCAAACGCATGTCTGTGGTGGTCAGAACCCCCAACGGGAGGCTACGGCTGTACTGCAAAGGAGCT gATAATGTCATTTTTGAGCGTCTGACTGAGGCATCCCAGTACAAAGAATCAACTAATGCTCATCTGGAACAGTTTGCTACTGAAG GACTGAGGACTCTGTGTTTTGCCTATGTGGACCTGGAGGAAGACGCCTACCAGGAGTGGCTGACAGAATACAATCGTGTCAGCACTGTGCTCAAAGACCGCGCTCAGAAACTAGAGGAGTGTTACGAACTACTGGAAAAG AACTTACTGCTGTTGGGCGCCACAGCCATAGAGGACCGTCTGCAGGCTGGCGTGCCAGAGACCATCGCCACTCTGATGAGGGCCGACATCAAGATCTGGGTCCTCACCGGAGACAAGCAGGAGACTGCCATCAACATAG GTTACTCCTGTCGTCTGGTGACACACGGCATGTCTCTCGTCATCGTCAACGAGGACTCCCTAGAT